From the genome of Muricauda sp. SCSIO 64092, one region includes:
- a CDS encoding restriction endonuclease produces the protein MTDLNVNRAQGWYKFEKLTGLLLKLTYGLEENEFEFTRAIKDGGKDAIIERLISSDVLNRLKITAWVEAKYRQENNVDLGDIGGNVIIASNSSVHSVFFVTNQFFTQQAIEQLLIFQVRTGLQIELIDGYRYRNLLQKHFESIQEQKLEISKLSKLELIEFAKNLLDNLPTRPPKIEYKVNLIVERGKITKNSKAGSLSNNEINLERRALDLSSIIDSKETLSLSKARMSFVIPKNQIEGNPNYELLGINRKDLFRQTITLLESGNIVVIKGGAGQGKTFFSHHIARVFYESDKNVIFIDIENHTVQSLTRAIIIEIIGIDYFKYLQDREAVLEYLSSYYAIDSFVATKVISLVQEDKTYDEITDYLCLKLLLKLFKNITTRKPSLMIVDNFHKASRNVVTFLKNLFIFLKQSQIPVLVLTRDESIRIKNLEADWLEVLDDIIDSNHFVRMVMPKLNKEDRFHFIQLLAPGVSKSFTQLIESVSFDSPLFIKLIVDFLKSERIIMSKDDGFWVLGGNYSDSFITESAQIEYLVVSRLKRLFGDQLLRRIAQVTFLFNNQLPESIFRRIFPNIDYVALASSDLFYTNLTTDGFIISFNHDLYYENLKGGLRNPIQELNIQSTTLLSFLKKENLINNIQDDILGTLFEHSGQLDKAHECFLKYAKKNLLVDGFKSIIYFEKALECFLIPKIPVIGDVSRNETIADIIFRIFPLYNRYNLLSRRKSKSLFGLLKRLNDIQCLNSVQQLTRLYFIGLKETKEENFWYAKQAYEEALEQLDNSPDVPSALIDNIISQYGINLKHVGKKDDSLIFFDSFYRKTLSERVKHQKYSNEAAYYLTSNPKKSLQRYEFIRDSLSKKDDIHLMVDFGMVYFYLKKYDSANEHLKLALQKAREQSDLSEEARAENILGVLSWQRGERQLAEEYFDLAASNCELANNHRWLWRIRTNQAQVALENQNQKKAYNIGWTVLQHLNKTKTAISNEITQSVGFSRRYASLKAVLLIYYKLGKYEEIENIIDSFNISELVSFWEKLKKNGNNEFDRNDSNLYGERYYILG, from the coding sequence ATCACTGATTTAAATGTAAATAGGGCTCAGGGATGGTATAAGTTTGAAAAACTTACAGGTTTGTTGTTAAAGCTTACTTATGGGTTGGAAGAAAATGAATTTGAATTCACGAGAGCCATTAAAGATGGGGGTAAAGATGCGATAATCGAAAGGCTGATTTCTTCGGATGTGCTCAATCGTTTAAAAATCACAGCTTGGGTAGAAGCAAAGTACCGTCAAGAGAACAACGTCGATTTAGGAGACATAGGGGGAAATGTTATTATTGCTTCAAACTCAAGTGTACATAGTGTATTTTTTGTTACTAATCAATTCTTTACCCAACAGGCTATCGAGCAATTGCTCATTTTTCAAGTAAGGACTGGACTTCAAATTGAATTGATTGATGGTTATCGATACAGGAATCTTTTACAAAAACATTTTGAGTCAATTCAAGAACAGAAGTTAGAGATAAGTAAATTAAGTAAGCTTGAACTAATAGAGTTCGCTAAAAATCTACTCGATAATTTGCCTACTCGTCCACCTAAAATAGAATATAAGGTCAATTTGATTGTTGAACGCGGGAAAATTACTAAGAATAGCAAAGCCGGAAGCCTGAGTAATAATGAGATAAACCTTGAACGCAGAGCTTTAGACCTTTCTTCTATTATTGATTCAAAAGAAACCCTATCACTTTCAAAAGCAAGGATGTCTTTTGTAATACCAAAGAATCAAATTGAAGGTAATCCAAACTACGAGCTGTTAGGGATTAATCGAAAGGACTTGTTTCGACAGACCATTACACTATTGGAATCTGGTAATATAGTTGTAATTAAAGGTGGTGCAGGACAGGGAAAAACATTCTTTTCTCATCATATTGCTAGAGTATTCTACGAATCTGATAAAAACGTCATTTTTATAGATATCGAAAACCATACTGTCCAATCATTAACTCGAGCAATCATTATAGAGATAATCGGAATTGATTATTTTAAGTATTTACAGGATAGGGAGGCAGTCCTGGAGTATCTTTCCAGCTATTATGCGATTGATAGTTTTGTGGCTACTAAAGTTATCAGCCTTGTTCAAGAAGATAAGACTTATGATGAAATTACAGATTACTTATGTCTCAAGTTATTATTAAAGCTTTTTAAAAACATTACAACAAGAAAGCCTTCACTTATGATTGTTGATAATTTTCATAAGGCTTCTCGGAATGTTGTAACATTTTTAAAGAATCTTTTCATCTTTTTGAAACAATCTCAGATTCCGGTGCTTGTATTGACGCGTGACGAATCCATAAGGATTAAGAATTTAGAGGCTGACTGGTTAGAGGTTTTAGATGACATTATTGATAGCAATCATTTTGTAAGAATGGTTATGCCAAAACTGAATAAGGAAGATAGATTTCACTTTATTCAGTTACTAGCCCCTGGTGTTAGCAAAAGTTTTACACAATTAATAGAAAGTGTTTCTTTTGACTCTCCCCTCTTTATTAAGTTGATTGTGGATTTTTTAAAATCCGAAAGGATAATAATGTCTAAAGACGATGGTTTTTGGGTTCTTGGTGGAAATTATTCAGATAGTTTTATTACAGAAAGCGCCCAAATTGAATATTTGGTCGTTTCTCGCCTTAAAAGATTGTTTGGAGACCAATTATTGAGAAGAATAGCACAAGTAACGTTCCTTTTCAACAATCAATTACCTGAGAGTATTTTCCGGAGAATTTTTCCCAATATTGACTACGTGGCTTTAGCTAGTTCAGATCTTTTTTATACTAACCTGACTACAGATGGCTTCATTATAAGTTTTAATCATGATTTATATTATGAAAATCTAAAAGGTGGACTTAGGAATCCTATCCAAGAACTTAACATTCAGTCAACAACTCTATTGTCTTTTCTGAAAAAAGAAAATTTAATCAACAACATCCAGGACGATATCTTGGGAACATTATTTGAACATTCAGGTCAATTGGATAAGGCCCATGAATGTTTTTTAAAATATGCAAAGAAGAATCTTTTAGTAGACGGGTTCAAATCAATTATTTATTTTGAAAAAGCATTAGAATGTTTTTTGATTCCCAAAATTCCTGTAATTGGAGACGTTAGTCGTAATGAAACAATAGCTGACATAATTTTTAGGATATTTCCCCTTTACAATAGGTACAATTTACTTTCTAGAAGAAAATCCAAAAGTCTTTTCGGTTTGTTGAAAAGGCTAAACGACATTCAATGCCTTAATTCAGTCCAACAATTAACAAGGCTATATTTTATTGGTCTCAAAGAAACTAAGGAAGAGAATTTCTGGTATGCAAAGCAAGCTTATGAAGAAGCCTTGGAACAGTTAGATAATAGTCCTGATGTTCCTTCAGCTTTAATTGACAATATCATATCCCAGTATGGTATTAATCTGAAACATGTTGGAAAAAAAGATGATTCATTGATTTTTTTTGATTCATTTTACCGGAAAACACTATCAGAGAGAGTGAAGCATCAAAAGTATTCGAATGAAGCAGCTTACTATCTTACATCCAATCCAAAAAAGTCACTTCAACGCTATGAGTTTATAAGGGATAGCCTGTCCAAAAAAGATGATATTCACTTAATGGTCGATTTTGGCATGGTCTATTTCTATTTGAAAAAGTATGATTCAGCAAATGAGCATTTGAAACTAGCTTTACAGAAAGCCCGAGAACAGTCTGACTTATCCGAAGAAGCTAGAGCCGAAAATATTTTAGGAGTACTTTCTTGGCAAAGAGGTGAACGCCAACTTGCAGAAGAGTATTTTGACCTTGCGGCATCCAACTGCGAGTTGGCAAACAATCATAGATGGTTATGGAGAATTAGAACAAATCAAGCTCAAGTTGCACTTGAAAATCAAAACCAAAAGAAGGCTTACAATATCGGTTGGACGGTATTGCAGCATCTTAATAAAACAAAAACAGCGATTTCTAATGAAATTACTCAAAGCGTCGGATTTTCAAGGCGATATGCTTCTCTAAAAGCAGTACTGTTAATCTATTACAAGCTAGGCAAGTACGAAGAAATCGAAAATATAATCGACAGTTTCAATATTTCAGAACTGGTTTCCTTTTGGGAAAAGTTGAAAAAGAACGGCAATAACGAATTTGACAGAAATGACTCTAACCTTTATGGGGAAAGATACTATATTTTAGGGTAA
- a CDS encoding glycosyltransferase codes for MIDLHTHSQINNKPPIIYFGRLTASKGIDLFLRSIKLVVEKDLEIAPNIWIVGGNNHEIAKIKESVECASIVNELESKNLIFWWGHIPHEMLPYILAKCSIFCFTSQYEPGGRTLLEAMASGLPVIAKPHGFSRDIIRNGHNGYIVESNNERDWANKIELLLRNPEIRQKIGKEAKKTIVDNYSMQDFFQKHWQCYSLFLP; via the coding sequence ATGATAGATTTGCATACACATAGTCAAATAAATAATAAGCCGCCTATAATTTATTTCGGAAGACTAACGGCTTCTAAAGGTATTGATCTGTTTCTAAGGTCTATAAAGCTTGTTGTTGAAAAGGATTTAGAAATTGCACCTAATATATGGATAGTTGGAGGGAACAATCATGAAATAGCTAAAATTAAGGAAAGTGTCGAGTGTGCAAGTATTGTAAATGAATTAGAGTCGAAGAACCTAATATTTTGGTGGGGTCATATACCTCATGAAATGTTACCTTATATTTTGGCCAAGTGTTCCATCTTTTGCTTTACTTCACAATATGAACCTGGGGGTAGAACACTCTTAGAAGCTATGGCCAGTGGGTTACCCGTAATTGCAAAACCTCACGGATTTAGTCGAGATATTATAAGAAACGGTCACAATGGATATATTGTAGAGAGTAATAATGAAAGAGATTGGGCGAATAAAATTGAATTATTATTGCGCAATCCTGAAATAAGGCAAAAAATCGGAAAAGAAGCAAAAAAAACTATAGTGGATAATTATTCAATGCAAGACTTTTTTCAGAAACACTGGCAGTGCTATTCATTATTTTTACCCTAA